From a single Vibrio sp. BS-M-Sm-2 genomic region:
- a CDS encoding L,D-transpeptidase family protein, translated as MSYCANSTPLHSMKTQLRKVALLAAKVTLIAGGMVSSWVSAATFELPPAESRIVGRIQQHEVASGETLAIIAKQYDIGFLSLMAANKGVDPFLPPEGYILSIPSRLILPDTPRKGIVINLAELRLYYFDPEKNQVHVFPVGIGRVGRDTPEMITKISQKRPNPTWTPPKSIRKEYLEKGIELPKVVPAGPENPLGEYALRLAYGAGDYLIHGTNKDFGIGLRVSSGCIRMEPKDIEWLFEQVSRGEQVTIINEPIKVSLEPDRSVFVEAHEPLTRSDGSKKSLQIPVELEWWLEDADLPNSKAKAVIFAQNGVPVEIAPPMISN; from the coding sequence ATGTCGTATTGCGCTAACTCGACGCCTTTGCACTCGATGAAAACACAATTACGTAAAGTAGCGTTGCTTGCAGCGAAAGTAACTTTGATTGCCGGTGGGATGGTGTCGTCGTGGGTCTCTGCGGCAACTTTTGAGCTCCCTCCTGCAGAAAGCCGCATTGTGGGTAGAATACAGCAGCATGAAGTAGCATCAGGTGAAACGTTAGCTATTATTGCTAAACAATACGATATTGGCTTTCTCTCTTTAATGGCGGCAAACAAAGGGGTAGACCCTTTTCTACCTCCGGAAGGATATATACTAAGTATTCCTAGCCGTTTGATCCTGCCAGATACCCCACGAAAAGGTATTGTTATTAATCTTGCGGAGTTAAGGTTGTATTACTTTGATCCCGAGAAAAATCAGGTGCATGTGTTCCCTGTCGGTATCGGACGAGTCGGACGTGATACGCCGGAAATGATCACCAAGATAAGCCAAAAAAGACCAAATCCGACTTGGACGCCCCCGAAGTCGATCCGCAAAGAGTATTTAGAGAAGGGAATTGAGTTGCCTAAGGTCGTTCCTGCAGGGCCTGAAAATCCACTTGGTGAGTATGCTCTAAGGCTTGCTTATGGCGCAGGCGACTATTTGATACACGGTACCAATAAAGATTTTGGAATAGGCTTACGCGTAAGCTCTGGGTGTATTCGCATGGAGCCTAAAGATATTGAGTGGCTTTTTGAGCAAGTGAGCCGTGGCGAGCAGGTCACTATTATTAATGAGCCGATCAAGGTGTCATTAGAGCCAGATAGAAGCGTGTTTGTTGAAGCGCATGAACCATTGACGCGAAGCGATGGCTCTAAGAAATCCTTACAAATACCTGTCGAGTTAGAATGGTGGCTTGAAGATGCTGACTTGCCTAACTCAAAAGCCAAAGCGGTTATCTTTGCTCAAAATGGCGTGCCAGTTGAAATTGCTCCGCCAATGATTTCTAACTAA
- a CDS encoding DMT family transporter gives MYIGELAAIGAAIVWACATWIYGQFGHRFSAMQLNIIKGVVASGMMLLVMPFIPMPEFELSTNHFLILAISGVIGIAIGDSAYFAALKRIGANKTLLLESLAPPLSGVLALMFLGAVLTVQSWLGVVITTLAVTFVVFQPSKSASGESNDKAQWGGIGYGLVASVCQASGVVISHYALVAGDIPPLLGALIRLTIGVFAVMLIIPFVEKKSYSSIKRDLWEMTKLDKLWLLGAIFVGTFLALWLQQVALKNANPAIAQTLIATSPVFILVIYALKGEKVLKQSVIGTLAALGGISLFFYQ, from the coding sequence ATGTATATAGGTGAATTGGCGGCCATTGGCGCTGCAATTGTGTGGGCGTGTGCGACATGGATCTATGGGCAATTTGGACATCGCTTCTCTGCGATGCAATTGAACATTATTAAGGGTGTAGTGGCGTCAGGGATGATGTTGCTGGTCATGCCTTTTATCCCAATGCCGGAGTTTGAACTGAGTACTAACCATTTTCTGATATTGGCAATTTCAGGTGTGATTGGCATTGCGATTGGAGATAGCGCCTATTTTGCGGCGTTGAAAAGAATCGGTGCCAATAAGACGTTGTTACTTGAGTCTTTAGCCCCGCCTCTTTCTGGTGTGTTGGCATTAATGTTCCTTGGCGCTGTATTGACAGTGCAAAGCTGGCTCGGCGTCGTGATTACAACACTGGCGGTGACCTTCGTTGTCTTCCAGCCATCAAAATCGGCGAGCGGTGAATCGAATGACAAAGCGCAGTGGGGTGGTATTGGTTATGGGCTCGTGGCGAGTGTCTGTCAGGCATCTGGTGTGGTTATTTCTCACTACGCGTTAGTGGCGGGTGACATTCCACCATTGTTAGGTGCACTGATTCGCCTGACGATTGGCGTGTTTGCCGTGATGCTGATTATCCCTTTCGTTGAAAAGAAGTCGTATTCATCGATAAAAAGAGATTTATGGGAAATGACCAAGCTCGATAAACTGTGGTTATTAGGGGCAATCTTTGTCGGGACGTTTCTCGCTCTATGGCTTCAACAAGTAGCGTTGAAAAATGCTAACCCTGCGATTGCGCAAACGTTGATAGCGACCAGCCCGGTCTTTATTTTGGTAATTTATGCGCTGAAAGGGGAGAAGGTGTTAAAGCAAAGTGTCATCGGGACGCTTGCTGCGTTAGGTGGAATATCTCTGTTTTTCTATCAATAG
- a CDS encoding diguanylate cyclase — protein sequence METLLRKITDAGLDPSSVSGEEAIIFWNHIRQHVSTTQTEQAHCYIISSEYRAELQQNQTSIEELRLALDLLHLPVDIEDILTVKTSLSDRLVEIGDYTSALNEFVSSSTIAVEHGHIDEYVLAILGMGNLCDAYGDHNRALRYYQKISSIDHAISSRSLRLKFKLHMVASLLLLNRITAASDLLNECEELSILVSDKLLTAQILLYQAKVLRAKKKYHEALRCLSKVQYPANSTQASWLATMTRLELAHCLSATGKQDYASMILSSTDKRVKAYSSPVLAKRFYDSLSDVCMNQGRFQEALRYEKKGYRIETDLMKKIPISELGASQLRRLSRFELQLKLILSEQENRELKETTEQHKNAVAQLQQDVFTDPLTGLHNRRWLDVKLKDMLLHETSFALMVIDIDHFKSINDELSHLVGDKAIVSVSQELRAYFKFRGASCVRFGGEEFLVILENSDLAKAEMHSENYRERIFQFGWHEILGERGLTVSIGITLHREGENTQRTFYRADKALYRAKANGRNQVCTE from the coding sequence ATGGAAACCCTATTACGCAAAATCACAGATGCTGGTTTAGACCCTTCATCGGTATCGGGCGAAGAAGCGATCATATTCTGGAACCACATTCGCCAGCACGTTTCGACCACGCAAACTGAGCAAGCGCACTGCTATATCATCAGCTCTGAGTACCGTGCCGAGTTACAACAAAATCAAACCAGTATCGAAGAACTCAGGCTGGCACTCGACCTACTCCACCTTCCTGTAGATATCGAAGACATTCTCACAGTAAAGACCAGCCTAAGCGACCGCTTAGTTGAAATTGGTGATTACACATCGGCACTGAATGAATTCGTCAGCTCATCGACAATTGCGGTTGAACACGGTCATATCGATGAATATGTATTGGCTATCTTAGGTATGGGGAACCTGTGTGATGCCTATGGTGATCACAACAGAGCTCTTCGCTATTACCAAAAAATCAGCAGCATAGACCACGCGATTAGCAGTCGCTCACTTCGCCTCAAATTCAAGCTACATATGGTAGCAAGCCTACTTCTGCTCAACCGCATTACCGCGGCCAGCGATTTACTGAATGAGTGCGAAGAATTAAGTATTCTAGTGAGTGACAAGTTGCTCACAGCTCAAATATTGCTCTACCAAGCGAAAGTGCTTCGTGCTAAGAAAAAATACCATGAAGCCTTACGTTGCCTATCAAAAGTTCAATACCCAGCCAACAGCACTCAAGCAAGCTGGCTCGCAACCATGACCCGTCTCGAGTTAGCACATTGCCTAAGTGCAACCGGAAAGCAAGACTATGCGAGCATGATTTTGTCGAGCACGGACAAACGTGTAAAAGCCTACTCATCGCCAGTGCTTGCGAAGCGTTTCTATGACTCTTTGAGTGACGTATGTATGAATCAAGGACGTTTTCAAGAAGCCCTGCGCTATGAGAAAAAAGGTTACCGAATTGAAACCGATCTGATGAAGAAGATCCCGATCAGTGAGCTGGGGGCGAGTCAATTACGCCGCCTGTCACGTTTTGAGTTACAGCTTAAACTCATCCTTTCTGAACAAGAAAACAGAGAACTGAAAGAGACGACTGAACAACACAAGAATGCAGTTGCTCAGCTACAGCAAGATGTTTTCACCGACCCACTGACAGGGTTACACAACCGTCGCTGGTTAGATGTGAAATTAAAGGATATGTTGCTGCATGAAACCTCTTTCGCACTGATGGTTATTGATATCGACCACTTTAAATCTATCAACGATGAACTGAGTCACTTAGTGGGTGATAAAGCGATTGTCAGCGTCTCTCAAGAACTTAGAGCGTACTTTAAGTTCAGAGGAGCTTCATGTGTCAGGTTTGGTGGAGAAGAGTTCTTGGTCATCCTAGAGAACAGCGATCTCGCTAAGGCAGAAATGCACTCTGAAAATTATCGAGAGCGCATCTTCCAATTTGGTTGGCATGAGATATTAGGAGAGCGTGGTCTGACCGTGAGTATTGGTATCACTCTGCACCGCGAGGGAGAGAATACTCAGCGTACTTTCTACCGAGCAGATAAAGCACTATATCGAGCCAAAGCCAACGGCCGTAACCAGGTGTGCACTGAGTAG
- a CDS encoding ECF-type riboflavin transporter substrate-binding protein, producing MNFSAKTVVVIAIGAALYGIGGLPMFGVPVFANTTLKPAMAVLALFSVLFGPIVGFLVGFIGHWVTDLFAGWGVWLTWVLGSGIVGMIIGLFPMMTKNRLQQGELPMKDFVLFVILALAGNVVGYGCSAFLDTILYAEPFTKVFTQLSIIAAGNTVLIAVVGFLILKSVAKRNKQSRNLTEA from the coding sequence ATGAACTTTTCAGCTAAAACAGTGGTCGTTATTGCCATTGGCGCGGCACTGTACGGCATTGGTGGTTTACCTATGTTTGGTGTCCCAGTGTTTGCGAACACGACATTGAAACCAGCGATGGCAGTCCTAGCACTGTTTTCTGTTTTGTTCGGCCCAATTGTTGGCTTCTTAGTTGGCTTTATCGGTCACTGGGTAACGGATCTGTTCGCAGGCTGGGGCGTATGGTTAACCTGGGTACTAGGCTCAGGTATCGTAGGTATGATTATCGGCTTATTCCCTATGATGACTAAGAACCGTCTTCAACAAGGCGAGTTGCCAATGAAAGATTTTGTCTTGTTCGTGATACTGGCCCTTGCAGGTAACGTTGTAGGCTATGGCTGCTCTGCGTTCCTAGACACCATCCTATACGCAGAACCGTTTACTAAAGTCTTCACTCAACTGTCTATCATCGCAGCGGGTAACACCGTTCTGATCGCTGTTGTGGGCTTCCTGATCCTAAAATCAGTCGCTAAACGCAACAAACAAAGCCGCAACCTGACTGAGGCATAA
- a CDS encoding HlyD family secretion protein produces the protein MDLLLIMTYAALCITIFKVFNIPLNKWTVPTAVLGGVIIIGTLILLMNYNHPFTQIGNQVYSTTPVVSGVRGKVIEVPVEANKPLKKGDILFKIDPIPFEAEVARLEAKVKEASQGALGMESDVAEAEAARIKAIAERDKAQREFSRYKRGYDSGAFTEQQLDTRRQAYKASEAAVKVADATLERTKIALDSEIGGENTAVLSLLAELRKAQFDLEQTVVRAPTDGYVTQLALRPGVMAVPLPLAPVMTFVHTEAQFYTAAFRQNSLQRLQPGFEAEFLFRALPGKVFKGRIDEVLPAIGESQFQARGALLGTDALRTSGRVFVKLTITDDLSEYHLPMGTAVEVSVYSDSFTHVSIMRKVLIRMKSWQNYLYLDH, from the coding sequence ATGGATTTACTGCTGATAATGACCTATGCGGCACTTTGTATCACCATCTTCAAGGTGTTCAATATCCCGCTTAATAAATGGACGGTTCCAACTGCAGTACTTGGCGGCGTCATCATCATAGGTACATTGATCCTTTTGATGAACTATAACCACCCTTTCACACAGATCGGTAACCAAGTTTACTCAACAACGCCTGTTGTTTCCGGTGTTCGAGGCAAAGTAATTGAAGTGCCTGTGGAAGCGAATAAACCTCTAAAAAAAGGCGATATTCTTTTCAAAATCGATCCTATTCCGTTCGAGGCTGAGGTCGCAAGATTAGAGGCGAAAGTAAAAGAAGCAAGCCAGGGTGCGCTAGGAATGGAATCTGATGTCGCTGAAGCAGAAGCAGCGAGAATCAAAGCGATTGCTGAGAGGGATAAAGCCCAACGTGAATTCTCTCGTTACAAACGCGGCTACGACAGTGGCGCCTTTACTGAGCAACAATTGGATACTCGCAGACAAGCTTATAAAGCATCAGAAGCTGCCGTTAAAGTGGCAGATGCGACCTTAGAAAGAACAAAAATTGCTTTGGATTCTGAGATAGGTGGTGAGAACACTGCGGTGTTAAGCCTATTAGCGGAATTGCGTAAAGCTCAGTTTGACTTAGAACAGACTGTGGTTCGCGCGCCAACAGATGGTTACGTGACGCAACTGGCCCTTCGCCCAGGTGTCATGGCCGTGCCACTTCCACTGGCGCCAGTAATGACGTTTGTTCACACCGAAGCTCAGTTCTACACCGCAGCCTTTAGACAGAACTCATTGCAGCGTCTACAACCAGGATTCGAAGCTGAGTTTTTATTCAGAGCTCTGCCTGGCAAAGTATTTAAAGGCCGTATTGATGAGGTATTGCCAGCGATTGGTGAGAGCCAATTCCAAGCTCGAGGTGCTTTACTAGGTACGGATGCTCTGCGTACCAGTGGTCGCGTGTTTGTTAAGTTAACCATCACTGATGACCTATCTGAATACCATCTACCTATGGGTACTGCGGTTGAAGTTTCCGTTTATTCAGACAGCTTCACCCACGTATCTATCATGCGTAAGGTGCTTATTCGCATGAAGAGTTGGCAAAACTATCTATACCTAGACCACTAA
- a CDS encoding DEAD/DEAH box helicase has translation MHFKDLGLDNRLLKNLKHYDFKKATEIQSKAIPVAIAGKDLLASSKTGSGKTLAFVLPMIHKALKTKAFSAKDPRGVILAPTRELAKQVYGELRSMLGGLSYEAALILGGENFNDQVKALRKYPRFIVATPGRLADHLEHRSLFLDGVETLILDEADRMLDLGFAPELRRIANAAKHRRRQTLMFSATLDHAEVNGIANEMLDAPKRISVGVSNEQHLDITQKFYLCDHLDHKEAILDRVLEEAEYRQVMIFTATRADTDRLTDKLNEKKLKAVALSGNLNQTQRNAIMSQFERAVYKILVTTDVASRGIDIPNVSHVINFDMPKHTEEYVHRVGRTGRAGNKGDAISLVGPKDWDSFKRVELYLQQDLTFSVLEGLKGKFKGIKPRKPTFAKGGPAKKKAHTQAKKTPKKPVKRDKSFHQNVAVGDTVFIPKKKVAPKVDDE, from the coding sequence TTGCACTTTAAAGATTTAGGCTTAGATAACCGCTTACTGAAGAACTTAAAACATTACGACTTCAAGAAGGCGACAGAGATCCAATCAAAAGCGATCCCTGTTGCTATTGCTGGTAAGGATCTATTGGCTTCATCAAAAACGGGATCAGGAAAAACATTGGCGTTTGTGTTGCCGATGATACATAAAGCATTAAAAACAAAAGCGTTTTCTGCTAAAGATCCTCGTGGTGTAATTTTGGCTCCTACTCGTGAGCTAGCAAAGCAAGTTTACGGTGAACTACGTAGTATGCTTGGTGGCCTGTCTTACGAAGCGGCGCTTATCTTGGGTGGTGAAAACTTTAACGACCAAGTTAAAGCACTGCGTAAGTACCCTCGTTTTATCGTAGCGACTCCAGGCCGTCTTGCTGATCACCTAGAGCACCGCTCTTTGTTCTTAGATGGTGTTGAAACGCTGATCCTTGATGAAGCGGACCGCATGCTTGATCTTGGCTTTGCTCCAGAACTGCGTCGTATTGCAAACGCGGCTAAGCACCGTCGTCGTCAGACTCTAATGTTTTCTGCAACCCTGGATCACGCCGAAGTGAATGGTATTGCAAATGAAATGCTAGACGCACCTAAGCGCATTTCGGTGGGTGTTTCTAACGAGCAGCACCTTGATATCACACAGAAATTCTACCTTTGTGATCACTTAGATCACAAAGAAGCGATTTTAGACCGCGTTCTGGAAGAAGCTGAATACCGTCAGGTAATGATCTTCACAGCAACTCGTGCTGATACTGATCGTCTAACCGACAAGCTTAACGAGAAGAAGCTTAAAGCAGTTGCACTGAGCGGTAACTTAAACCAAACGCAGCGTAATGCGATCATGAGTCAGTTTGAGCGTGCGGTTTACAAGATTCTAGTAACAACAGATGTTGCTTCACGTGGTATCGATATTCCAAACGTAAGCCACGTAATCAACTTTGATATGCCGAAGCACACCGAAGAGTACGTTCACCGTGTTGGTCGTACTGGCCGTGCAGGTAACAAAGGCGATGCTATTTCTTTAGTTGGTCCAAAAGATTGGGATAGCTTCAAGCGTGTTGAGCTTTACCTTCAACAAGATCTTACTTTCTCTGTTCTTGAAGGCCTTAAAGGTAAGTTCAAAGGCATTAAGCCTCGTAAACCTACGTTTGCTAAAGGCGGCCCTGCGAAGAAGAAGGCTCACACTCAAGCGAAGAAAACGCCGAAGAAACCAGTCAAGCGTGATAAGAGCTTCCACCAGAATGTGGCCGTGGGTGATACCGTGTTTATCCCTAAGAAGAAAGTCGCACCAAAAGTGGACGACGAGTAA
- the deoD gene encoding purine-nucleoside phosphorylase produces MATPHINAQAGDFAETVLMPGDPLRAKYIAETFLDDVKQVCDVRNMFGYTGTYKGKKVSVMGHGMGIPSCCIYVHELIAEYGVKNVIRVGSCGAVRDDVKLMDVVIGMGASTDSKVNRIRFNNHDFAAIADFGLLEEAVNQARAQEVPVKVGNVFSADLFYTPEADLFEKMEKLGILGVDMEAAGIYGVAADLGAKALTILTVSDHIIRGEKLSSEERQKSFNDMMKVALETAINI; encoded by the coding sequence ATGGCTACACCTCATATTAACGCTCAAGCTGGTGATTTCGCAGAAACAGTACTAATGCCGGGCGACCCGCTTCGCGCAAAATACATTGCAGAAACATTCCTTGATGACGTGAAGCAAGTTTGTGACGTTCGCAACATGTTTGGCTACACAGGCACTTACAAAGGTAAGAAAGTTTCTGTAATGGGCCACGGTATGGGTATCCCATCATGCTGCATCTACGTACACGAGCTAATCGCTGAGTACGGTGTAAAGAACGTTATTCGTGTAGGTAGCTGTGGCGCAGTACGTGACGACGTTAAACTAATGGACGTTGTTATCGGTATGGGTGCATCTACTGACTCAAAAGTAAACCGCATTCGTTTCAACAACCACGACTTCGCGGCTATCGCTGATTTCGGTCTTCTAGAAGAAGCGGTAAACCAAGCACGTGCACAAGAAGTTCCAGTTAAAGTTGGTAACGTATTCTCTGCAGACCTTTTCTACACTCCAGAAGCTGACCTTTTCGAAAAAATGGAAAAGCTAGGCATCCTTGGTGTTGATATGGAAGCTGCAGGTATCTACGGTGTTGCTGCGGACCTTGGTGCTAAAGCACTGACTATCCTAACAGTATCTGACCACATCATCCGTGGTGAGAAACTGAGCTCAGAAGAGCGTCAAAAATCTTTCAACGACATGATGAAAGTTGCTCTAGAGACTGCAATCAACATCTAA
- a CDS encoding Lpp/OprI family alanine-zipper lipoprotein: MNKTLIAAAASVFILAGCSSEPEEAAVSEMDQLTNQVAQLTSEVEALKSDKAAAEMKAQEASEAAMAAKEEADRANDRIDNIAESYTK; encoded by the coding sequence ATGAATAAGACGTTAATCGCAGCTGCGGCCTCAGTTTTCATTTTAGCCGGTTGTTCTTCAGAGCCAGAAGAAGCTGCAGTGTCAGAAATGGATCAACTAACTAACCAAGTTGCTCAACTTACAAGCGAAGTTGAAGCGCTTAAGAGTGACAAAGCAGCAGCAGAAATGAAGGCTCAAGAAGCATCTGAAGCCGCTATGGCAGCAAAAGAAGAAGCAGATCGTGCTAACGACCGCATCGACAATATTGCAGAGTCTTACACTAAGTAA
- a CDS encoding ABC transporter ATP-binding protein, with the protein MTIAFSNFSFRYESLDKPTLKNINLRIEKGEKIVIIGPSGSGKSTLGQCLNGLIPHAIKGEVTGSLEINGKNISEFSMHDYTEQVGTVLQDTDSQFVGLSIGEDIAFALENQLMSNIDMYPLVKSTAKMVDLADMLERSPHDLSGGQKQRVSLAGILVDDVDILLFDEPLASLDPKTGKATIEIIDQLHKETNKTIVIIEHRLEDVLHRDIDRVILMERGEIVADTTPDEILASELLDTHGIREPLYLSALKAAKAPLTSEDKLSNLKALDYKRFRPAVQAWFAERPTPVAEKQYQPLLEVHGLTYSYDGEKNALEDVSFKIGKGEFVSILGKNGSGKSTITKIIMGVIDADSGSSYLNGEDLSELSIFERSQKVGVVMQNPNHMISHHMIFDEVAFGLRNRGVTEDEIKDKVENVLELCGLSKFRHWPIEALSYGQKKRVTIASILVLEPELLILDEPTAGQDYRNYTSMLAFIQKLNRDLGITVVIISHDMHLVLEYTTRSIVIADSKLIANAAMTEVFSQPSLLERANLCTTSIYELATMMKIDDTNAFMQYFIDYERSAQ; encoded by the coding sequence ATGACTATAGCATTTTCGAACTTCTCTTTTAGATATGAGTCGCTGGATAAACCGACGCTAAAAAATATCAATCTAAGGATAGAGAAAGGAGAGAAAATCGTCATTATTGGACCAAGTGGTAGTGGTAAATCTACCCTAGGTCAGTGTCTCAATGGTTTGATACCTCATGCAATCAAAGGTGAGGTAACTGGCTCTTTAGAGATAAACGGCAAGAATATCTCTGAGTTTTCGATGCACGATTATACCGAGCAAGTCGGCACAGTATTGCAAGATACTGACAGCCAATTTGTCGGGTTGAGTATCGGTGAAGATATTGCTTTCGCATTGGAAAACCAGTTGATGTCGAACATTGACATGTACCCGTTAGTTAAGTCGACGGCAAAAATGGTCGACCTAGCAGACATGCTTGAGCGTTCACCTCATGACCTTTCTGGTGGCCAAAAACAACGAGTATCGTTAGCGGGCATCTTAGTTGATGACGTTGATATCTTGCTGTTTGATGAGCCTCTAGCAAGCCTTGACCCGAAAACGGGTAAGGCAACGATTGAGATCATTGATCAGCTACATAAAGAAACCAACAAGACTATCGTGATTATCGAGCACCGCCTCGAGGATGTCCTACATCGCGATATCGACCGCGTGATCTTAATGGAACGCGGCGAAATCGTTGCTGACACGACACCCGATGAAATCTTGGCTTCTGAATTACTTGATACACACGGTATTCGTGAACCGCTTTATCTATCAGCCCTTAAAGCAGCCAAAGCACCTTTAACAAGCGAAGACAAGCTGTCCAACCTCAAAGCTTTAGATTACAAAAGGTTCCGTCCTGCGGTTCAAGCTTGGTTTGCTGAACGCCCTACTCCCGTTGCTGAAAAGCAGTATCAACCTTTGCTCGAAGTGCATGGCCTGACTTACTCTTACGACGGTGAAAAAAACGCACTCGAAGATGTCAGCTTTAAGATTGGCAAGGGTGAGTTTGTTTCAATATTGGGTAAGAACGGTTCAGGTAAATCGACCATCACCAAGATTATCATGGGTGTGATTGACGCGGATTCAGGCTCTTCGTACCTGAACGGCGAAGACTTATCTGAGCTTTCTATCTTCGAAAGAAGTCAGAAAGTCGGTGTGGTAATGCAGAACCCAAACCATATGATCTCGCATCATATGATTTTCGATGAGGTTGCATTTGGCCTTCGTAATCGTGGCGTTACAGAAGACGAAATCAAAGACAAAGTAGAAAACGTTCTTGAGCTTTGTGGCTTGAGCAAGTTTCGCCATTGGCCAATCGAAGCACTGAGCTACGGTCAGAAAAAGCGCGTAACAATAGCGTCTATCTTGGTTTTAGAGCCAGAACTTCTGATCTTAGATGAGCCAACGGCGGGTCAAGATTACCGTAACTACACATCCATGCTGGCGTTCATTCAAAAACTCAACCGCGACCTAGGCATCACCGTTGTGATTATCTCACACGACATGCACCTCGTTCTCGAGTACACCACACGTTCAATCGTGATTGCAGACAGTAAGCTGATTGCCAATGCCGCGATGACGGAAGTATTCAGTCAGCCTTCGCTGTTAGAACGCGCAAATCTTTGTACCACCAGCATTTATGAACTCGCGACCATGATGAAAATCGACGACACCAATGCATTTATGCAGTACTTCATCGACTACGAGAGAAGCGCTCAATGA
- a CDS encoding DUF3302 domain-containing protein, translated as MFLDYFALGLLIFVALVIFYGIIVIHDIPYEIAKERNHPHQDAIHVSGWVSLFTLHTIWPFLWIWATLWRKDRGWGFAKLEEEQHDIHHRVDILIDQVSTLQEEIAQLKQAGTEQSSPEKETNNPQDQEVK; from the coding sequence ATGTTTTTAGACTACTTTGCGCTCGGTCTACTTATTTTCGTAGCATTAGTCATCTTTTACGGCATCATCGTTATTCACGATATTCCCTATGAAATTGCGAAAGAACGCAATCACCCTCATCAAGATGCTATTCATGTCTCAGGCTGGGTTAGCCTATTCACCTTACACACTATCTGGCCATTCCTTTGGATTTGGGCGACGCTATGGCGCAAAGATCGTGGTTGGGGCTTCGCTAAATTAGAAGAAGAGCAACACGATATTCATCATCGCGTCGATATTCTCATCGATCAAGTGAGTACCCTTCAGGAAGAAATCGCACAGCTCAAGCAAGCCGGTACTGAGCAAAGCAGTCCAGAGAAAGAAACAAACAACCCTCAAGATCAGGAGGTTAAGTAA